In Sulfolobales archaeon, one DNA window encodes the following:
- a CDS encoding Lrp/AsnC ligand binding domain-containing protein: RAFIFIKVDPKKLESVARELANIENVLQIQDITGEPSLLAQVIARDNEHLAQILDQIGKIDGVVSTNTMIALRTLKESYRVKLT, encoded by the coding sequence AGGGCGTTTATATTCATCAAGGTAGATCCTAAGAAGCTCGAATCTGTTGCAAGGGAGCTAGCCAATATAGAGAATGTCCTCCAGATCCAGGATATAACTGGTGAACCATCCCTCCTAGCACAGGTGATTGCTAGGGATAACGAGCATCTGGCGCAGATACTTGATCAGATAGGCAAGATAGATGGTGTGGTGTCTACAAATACCATGATAGCTTTGAGGACACTTAAAG